In Legionella beliardensis, the following are encoded in one genomic region:
- a CDS encoding 2-oxoacid:ferredoxin oxidoreductase subunit beta gives MMNKYKREDFASAAEVRWCPGCGDYAILAALQKLLPELDLAPEQHVFISGIGCAGRLPYYMNTYGFHTIHGRAPAVATGLKAMRDDLTVWIITGDGDALSIGGNHLIHCLRRNVNVNILLFNNQVYGLTKGQFSPTSQKGQVTKTSPQGVNSEPINPILLALAAGATFVARAVDKDPQHLISILKQAYAHQGCSFVEIYQDCNIFNHGAFDSFAVKTNRADKTMTLMEGQPLVFGANQQWALALKEDRLQIIDHNSEVSDFCTHQPANFMNAIRLAKLHYPDFPVPLGIYYQQARDVFRLSRSITKTDSDIEKLFREKANWQQV, from the coding sequence ATTATGAACAAATACAAGCGTGAGGATTTTGCCAGTGCTGCAGAGGTAAGATGGTGCCCGGGTTGTGGCGACTACGCGATTTTGGCTGCTTTGCAAAAATTATTACCTGAGCTTGATTTAGCACCCGAGCAGCACGTTTTTATTTCAGGCATTGGGTGTGCTGGACGTTTACCTTATTACATGAATACTTACGGTTTTCATACGATTCATGGGCGTGCGCCGGCGGTTGCTACTGGATTAAAAGCGATGCGCGATGATTTAACAGTTTGGATTATTACCGGCGATGGGGATGCGCTGAGCATTGGTGGTAATCATTTGATTCACTGCTTAAGAAGAAATGTTAATGTCAATATTTTACTTTTTAATAACCAAGTTTATGGCTTAACAAAAGGCCAATTTTCGCCAACTTCACAAAAAGGTCAAGTGACTAAAACCTCGCCACAAGGTGTTAATAGCGAGCCTATTAATCCAATTTTATTAGCTTTGGCGGCAGGTGCTACGTTTGTAGCGCGTGCTGTTGATAAAGACCCACAGCATTTAATTTCTATCTTAAAACAAGCGTATGCCCACCAAGGGTGCTCGTTTGTAGAAATTTATCAGGATTGTAATATTTTCAACCACGGTGCATTTGATAGTTTTGCTGTAAAAACTAATCGTGCTGATAAAACGATGACACTTATGGAAGGGCAACCCTTGGTATTTGGTGCAAATCAGCAATGGGCTCTCGCTCTTAAAGAAGATAGGCTGCAAATTATTGATCATAATTCCGAGGTGAGCGATTTTTGCACGCATCAACCTGCTAATTTCATGAATGCCATACGTTTAGCTAAGCTTCATTACCCTGATTTTCCCGTGCCTTTAGGTATTTATTATCAACAAGCGCGCGATGTTTTTAGGTTAAGCCGTTCAATTACAAAAACTGATTCTGATATAGAAAAATTATTCAGGGAAAAGGCAAATTGGCAGCAGGTTTAA
- a CDS encoding outer membrane protein assembly factor BamD, with the protein MKHILALTLTMMIFLLTSCASWWNNESDDNGPYKGMTAKQIFDQSQDAMAKKEYSAAVKRLEALESMYPFSEYAEKAQLDLIYAYYQKEDYPSAAATAERFIHLYPRAKNVDYAYYMKGLANFQQNRGTFTNFLPMDESWRDPGTQAQAYADFALLVQRFPESKYKDNALQRMIYLRNMFAQRELNAANYYFERKKYVAAAERASYLIKNYPQATSVKPALIVLYRANKALGLEKAAEDALRVYQATYHALPAGVTV; encoded by the coding sequence ATGAAACATATTCTAGCACTAACTTTAACTATGATGATTTTCTTACTCACGTCATGTGCATCATGGTGGAATAATGAGAGTGATGATAATGGCCCTTATAAAGGTATGACAGCCAAACAAATTTTTGATCAATCGCAAGACGCGATGGCAAAAAAAGAATACAGTGCTGCAGTAAAGCGGCTTGAAGCATTAGAATCAATGTATCCTTTCAGTGAGTATGCTGAAAAAGCGCAATTAGATTTAATCTATGCTTACTATCAGAAAGAAGATTACCCCTCAGCTGCGGCAACCGCAGAACGATTTATTCACCTCTACCCACGAGCAAAGAATGTCGATTACGCTTATTACATGAAAGGACTGGCTAACTTCCAGCAGAATCGAGGTACCTTTACTAATTTCTTGCCCATGGATGAGTCATGGCGTGATCCTGGCACCCAAGCTCAAGCGTATGCTGATTTTGCACTTCTAGTGCAGCGTTTTCCCGAAAGCAAATACAAAGACAATGCCTTACAACGCATGATTTACTTACGCAATATGTTTGCACAGCGTGAATTAAATGCAGCAAATTATTATTTTGAACGAAAAAAATACGTTGCTGCTGCTGAACGTGCTAGCTACCTCATAAAAAATTACCCGCAAGCAACCAGTGTAAAGCCAGCGCTGATTGTGCTTTACCGTGCTAATAAGGCCTTAGGTCTAGAAAAAGCAGCAGAGGATGCATTGCGAGTTTATCAAGCGACTTATCATGCTCTACCTGCTGGGGTGACTGTTTAG